In a genomic window of Salegentibacter salegens:
- a CDS encoding BatA domain-containing protein, producing MFFLNPSFLWALLGLVVPVAIHLWSKKEGKTIKVGSIKFLQESDSQKSSSIKLNEFWLLLLRMLLITILVFILAEPRLHYKTENSPITYLVEKSLLSSSEVKTLTDSLNNTVEVRFLETDFPEYEPEIVKDTFSETPNYWKLAREAETLKTDSIVVFTNAFVSGIKGKRPEISKNIHWINLNPGTVKTNLVGAIKRGEEIERISVISDTEEFKFQKEKQNLSTSEIETEFVNIPVVELDTLRVQIYSEEEFRSENKYIKASFLALGKYLEQPIEIINFEEENFNSNSGEILIWLSEEPSPKTEGKVVKFRRDSLANSIIEPGNFENEYHLTGQLNSENIVEEHLAEQLLEMFNLYTEINKEAEKYDFRVMNLALLKPNFGEASESTKNRNGRDISKYLWILLSILILSERALSRYRKQ from the coding sequence ATGTTTTTTCTAAATCCTTCATTTTTATGGGCTTTACTGGGACTCGTCGTTCCGGTAGCGATTCATTTATGGAGTAAAAAAGAAGGAAAAACCATTAAAGTTGGGAGTATAAAATTCCTACAGGAATCTGATTCCCAAAAAAGCAGTAGCATTAAACTGAACGAATTCTGGTTGTTGTTGCTAAGAATGTTGCTCATCACGATTTTGGTGTTTATCCTGGCCGAACCACGTTTACATTATAAAACCGAAAATTCACCGATCACCTATTTGGTTGAAAAATCTTTGCTTTCTTCTTCGGAAGTAAAAACGCTAACAGATAGTTTAAACAATACCGTTGAGGTTCGGTTTTTAGAAACCGATTTTCCGGAATATGAACCTGAAATTGTAAAGGATACTTTTTCTGAAACCCCGAATTACTGGAAACTCGCCAGGGAAGCGGAAACTTTAAAAACCGATAGTATAGTGGTTTTTACCAATGCTTTTGTTAGCGGAATTAAAGGAAAACGTCCTGAAATTAGCAAAAATATTCATTGGATTAACCTGAATCCGGGAACTGTAAAAACCAATTTGGTGGGGGCGATTAAAAGAGGAGAAGAAATCGAACGCATTTCAGTGATTAGCGATACTGAAGAATTTAAATTTCAGAAGGAAAAGCAAAATTTAAGCACTTCAGAAATAGAAACTGAATTCGTAAATATTCCGGTGGTGGAATTGGATACTTTGCGGGTACAAATATATTCCGAAGAAGAATTTCGGTCGGAAAATAAGTATATCAAAGCTTCGTTTTTGGCTTTGGGAAAGTACCTGGAACAGCCTATTGAAATTATAAATTTTGAAGAAGAAAATTTTAATTCAAATTCCGGAGAAATATTGATCTGGTTGAGTGAAGAACCTTCACCAAAAACTGAAGGAAAAGTTGTGAAGTTCCGAAGGGATTCTTTGGCAAATTCAATTATTGAGCCTGGAAACTTCGAAAATGAATATCATTTAACCGGCCAACTAAATTCAGAAAATATTGTTGAAGAACATCTCGCCGAACAGCTTTTGGAAATGTTCAACCTCTATACCGAAATTAATAAAGAAGCTGAAAAGTATGATTTTCGGGTGATGAATTTGGCACTTTTAAAGCCAAATTTTGGAGAAGCTTCAGAATCGACAAAAAACCGGAATGGCAGAGATATTTCTAAATATTTATGGATATTATTAAGCATACTAATCTTATCAGAAAGAGCCTTGTCGCGATATAGAAAACAATGA
- a CDS encoding DUF58 domain-containing protein → MKQDYQQLLKPEIINSVSGLALIARVTVDGYLSGLNHSRRLGPGMEFSQYRGYEPGDDMRLLDWKMLARSGRYYIKQSEVETNISIKFILDSSRSMQHEEDGITKMDYVRVLVASLAWLAQGQGDAVGLFALNDHQLHALYPQVQKKHFNRLLLELINIKTEGKWPKNPKAAEKLNDRRHKELIFFISDLHEETSELTNVITKLKTPRNEVVVLHLLGKNELEFNHKGSLTFEDLETGARMKIDAKEARKQYLDSLEKSIKTTKEIMLANAITYQLFRLDEPIGEALQLLLKKRNNLM, encoded by the coding sequence GTGAAGCAGGATTATCAGCAGTTATTAAAACCAGAGATCATCAACAGCGTGAGTGGTTTAGCACTTATCGCCAGGGTGACGGTAGACGGCTATCTTTCTGGCCTAAACCATAGCCGAAGGCTGGGACCCGGAATGGAATTTAGCCAGTATCGCGGTTACGAGCCGGGAGATGATATGCGATTGCTGGACTGGAAAATGCTGGCTCGTTCGGGTCGATATTACATCAAACAATCTGAAGTAGAAACCAATATTTCGATAAAATTTATTCTCGATTCCAGCAGGTCTATGCAACACGAGGAAGATGGAATAACCAAAATGGACTATGTTCGGGTTTTGGTCGCTTCTTTGGCCTGGTTGGCGCAGGGACAGGGAGATGCTGTTGGGCTCTTTGCATTGAACGATCACCAATTGCACGCCCTTTATCCACAAGTTCAGAAAAAGCATTTTAATAGGTTATTGCTGGAATTGATCAACATTAAAACTGAAGGGAAATGGCCTAAAAATCCGAAAGCCGCTGAAAAACTTAACGATAGGAGACACAAAGAACTTATATTTTTTATTTCAGATCTACACGAAGAAACTTCAGAATTAACTAATGTTATCACCAAGTTGAAAACACCCAGAAATGAAGTGGTGGTTTTACATCTTCTGGGAAAAAATGAATTGGAATTTAATCATAAAGGTTCGCTTACTTTTGAAGACCTGGAAACCGGTGCGCGAATGAAGATAGATGCCAAAGAAGCCCGGAAGCAATACCTGGATTCCCTGGAGAAATCGATTAAAACAACTAAAGAAATTATGCTGGCCAATGCTATTACCTATCAACTTTTTCGGCTTGATGAACCGATTGGAGAGGCGCTTCAATTGTTACTGAAAAAACGTAATAATTTAATGTAG
- a CDS encoding AAA family ATPase: MDQQLADLDQEVKILTGKLKDLKTEIAKVIIGQEETVDQLLITFLAGGHALLEGVPGLAKTLMIRTLSQAIDLKFKRIQFTPDLMPSDIIGTEILEEDHTTGKKFFEFNKGPIFANIILADEINRTPPKTQAALLEAMQEFEVTYSGKTYELERPFFILATQNPIEQSGTFPLPEAQQDRFLFYIKIGYPTELEENQILKHTTGSKKTTINPILSGAEILRLQQLVREVPISDELISYVNKLIRATRPETSSNEFVKEWVNWGAGPRAGQAMILTAKARALQQGRLAVTPEDLEHCAYPVLRHRVIVNFKAEAEGITSDEVTAELLKSIIPAEKARK, translated from the coding sequence ATGGATCAGCAATTAGCCGATTTAGACCAGGAAGTAAAAATCCTTACCGGGAAACTTAAAGACCTAAAAACCGAGATCGCTAAGGTAATTATTGGGCAGGAAGAAACCGTAGACCAGTTACTTATTACATTTTTGGCAGGTGGGCATGCGCTTTTAGAAGGTGTTCCCGGTTTGGCCAAAACTTTAATGATAAGAACGCTTTCCCAGGCAATAGATTTAAAATTCAAGAGAATTCAGTTTACGCCAGATCTAATGCCTTCCGATATTATTGGGACTGAAATTCTCGAGGAAGACCATACCACGGGGAAGAAATTCTTTGAATTCAATAAAGGACCGATTTTCGCAAATATTATTTTAGCCGATGAGATTAACCGAACCCCACCAAAAACCCAGGCGGCGCTTTTGGAGGCGATGCAGGAGTTTGAAGTGACTTATTCCGGGAAAACCTACGAACTAGAGCGTCCGTTCTTTATTTTGGCAACGCAAAACCCGATAGAACAATCGGGAACCTTTCCTTTACCGGAAGCGCAACAGGACAGGTTCCTTTTTTATATTAAAATCGGCTATCCTACAGAACTTGAAGAAAACCAAATTTTAAAACATACCACGGGATCTAAGAAGACGACGATAAACCCAATTCTTAGTGGCGCTGAAATCTTAAGACTGCAGCAATTGGTGCGGGAAGTTCCTATAAGTGATGAGTTGATTTCCTATGTTAATAAACTTATTCGGGCCACTCGTCCTGAAACCAGCAGCAACGAATTTGTAAAAGAATGGGTGAACTGGGGGGCAGGACCAAGAGCAGGGCAGGCGATGATCCTCACTGCGAAAGCCAGGGCTTTACAACAAGGCAGATTGGCTGTAACTCCCGAAGATCTGGAACATTGTGCTTACCCGGTTTTGCGCCATAGGGTGATTGTGAATTTTAAAGCGGAAGCCGAAGGAATAACTTCAGATGAGGTGACCGCCGAATTACTAAAATCAATAATACCGGCAGAAAAAGCAAGAAAATAA
- a CDS encoding DUF4159 domain-containing protein encodes MNSFFFTRLQYESGDWDVDQRMPSNLLNSLVEYTTLEVDTRENIVPLSSDEIFKCPFCYISGHKLVQFTAKEKENFEKYVKNGGFVFADDCNHDIDGLFAKSFERQMEEIFGPGELDKIPNNHEIYNVFFEFENGPPTTSQELNGWGDDLVHEYLKAIVINGRIGVLYSNKDYGCEWDYDFRNKRFYKIDNTRFGVNIVMYALTS; translated from the coding sequence ATGAATAGTTTTTTCTTTACCAGGCTTCAATATGAATCGGGAGATTGGGATGTGGATCAAAGGATGCCCTCCAATTTGCTGAATTCCCTGGTGGAGTATACCACGCTGGAAGTAGATACCCGGGAGAATATTGTTCCGCTAAGTAGCGATGAGATTTTTAAATGCCCGTTTTGTTATATTTCAGGACATAAATTGGTACAGTTCACGGCTAAGGAAAAAGAGAATTTTGAAAAATATGTGAAAAATGGAGGTTTCGTTTTTGCCGATGATTGCAACCACGATATCGACGGACTTTTTGCTAAATCTTTCGAAAGGCAAATGGAAGAGATCTTTGGTCCGGGAGAATTGGACAAGATCCCAAACAATCACGAAATTTATAATGTGTTTTTTGAGTTTGAAAACGGTCCGCCAACTACTTCCCAGGAATTAAACGGTTGGGGAGACGATCTGGTGCACGAATATTTAAAGGCAATTGTTATAAACGGAAGAATTGGCGTGCTTTATAGCAACAAAGATTACGGTTGCGAGTGGGATTATGATTTTAGAAACAAACGATTTTATAAAATAGATAATACCCGTTTTGGGGTGAATATCGTGATGTATGCCCTTACATCTTAA